From Aurantimicrobium sp. INA4, one genomic window encodes:
- a CDS encoding MraY family glycosyltransferase encodes MVMLALMALATALVTFGFSFAIRRLSLKYKLYPKIRERDVHTTPTPRLGGVAMFLGILVAFIVASQIDFFHVIFAQPGPVLAIMGAAFLIVLVGVLDDLWDLDWTIKLAAQLGIAALVAWQGVQILSLPIGGITVGSPTMSFLLTIFVIVLVMNAVNFIDGLDGLVAGVSLISNGVFLIYSYLLARETSPSNYFNLASLIAAVLVGACAGFLPFNWHKARLFMGDAGSMLVGLLMAVAAIAVTGQIDPSAFTETGLGKSQLLPAFLPIMLPFAILLLPLVDFSLAVLRRVSAGKSPFTADRKHLHHRLLDMGHSHLQAVLILYTWTAVVSIGFLLFFIVKPYAIAIVFLIVGTIISTVLTVFPLTRRQKAEVAIQSLKDDAVLAEYDPLDAASNKFGDDIPVPAEDVIAGATGQINLGEGIVKRGKSASPKFADENENKG; translated from the coding sequence ATGGTGATGCTTGCACTGATGGCTTTGGCCACCGCCCTCGTGACTTTCGGGTTTTCGTTCGCCATTAGGCGCCTCAGTCTGAAATACAAGCTTTATCCCAAGATTCGTGAGCGCGATGTTCACACCACTCCCACTCCTCGTTTGGGTGGCGTGGCCATGTTCCTAGGAATTTTGGTTGCCTTCATCGTGGCAAGCCAGATTGACTTCTTCCACGTCATCTTTGCCCAGCCAGGACCCGTTCTGGCCATCATGGGTGCAGCATTCCTCATCGTTTTGGTGGGTGTGCTCGATGATCTGTGGGATTTGGACTGGACCATCAAGCTTGCGGCCCAGTTAGGTATCGCTGCACTGGTTGCCTGGCAGGGTGTGCAAATTCTTTCTTTGCCTATTGGCGGCATCACGGTGGGTTCTCCCACGATGTCTTTCCTGCTCACCATCTTCGTGATCGTGCTTGTCATGAACGCCGTCAACTTCATTGACGGTCTTGACGGTTTGGTGGCCGGTGTCTCGTTGATTTCCAACGGGGTGTTCTTGATCTATAGCTACTTGTTAGCTCGCGAGACCAGCCCCTCCAACTACTTCAACCTTGCTTCTCTCATCGCAGCAGTTCTTGTCGGAGCGTGTGCAGGGTTCTTACCCTTTAACTGGCACAAAGCCCGCTTGTTTATGGGGGATGCTGGCTCCATGCTCGTAGGGCTCCTCATGGCTGTTGCAGCTATTGCGGTGACTGGGCAAATTGACCCCAGTGCATTTACCGAAACTGGTTTGGGTAAGTCTCAACTGCTGCCAGCGTTCTTGCCCATCATGCTTCCCTTTGCCATCTTGCTCCTGCCACTGGTTGATTTCTCTTTGGCTGTGTTGCGGCGCGTAAGTGCTGGAAAGTCTCCCTTTACGGCAGACCGTAAGCACCTTCACCATCGCCTTCTCGACATGGGGCACTCCCACCTCCAAGCAGTGCTCATTCTGTACACCTGGACTGCGGTGGTGTCCATTGGCTTCCTGTTGTTCTTCATCGTCAAGCCCTATGCCATAGCGATTGTGTTCTTGATTGTGGGAACAATCATCAGCACCGTATTGACGGTGTTTCCATTGACCAGGCGCCAGAAAGCTGAAGTGGCAATCCAATCCCTCAAGGACGATGCCGTCTTGGCTGAGTATGACCCACTGGATGCCGCCAGTAACAAGTTTGGTGATGATATTCCTGTCCCCGCTGAAGACGTTATTGCCGGCGCAACAGGCCAGATCAACTTAGGCGAGGGAATCGTCAAGCGCGGGAAGAGTGCTTCGCCGAAATTTGCTGATGAGAACGAGAACAAAGGCTAA
- a CDS encoding L-threonylcarbamoyladenylate synthase, with product MSRIYDCSDNAELLTGTRLARQAVAKGQLVVLPTDTVYGVGANAFSAEAVQLLLEAKGRGRQSPPPVLMPSVATMDGLAQNIPDEVRALADAFWPGGLTIILEAQPSLAWDLGDTNGTVAVRVPSHPVALELLAETGPLAVSSANLTGQPAAVTAQDAHDQLGARVEVYLDGGEANAGLASTIVDATALSRGEGGIRILRDGVISAAQLREVIGDVLEPSTDVVG from the coding sequence ATGTCACGCATCTACGACTGCTCAGATAATGCTGAGCTTTTGACCGGAACGCGGCTTGCCAGGCAAGCTGTTGCCAAAGGTCAACTTGTCGTCTTGCCCACGGACACCGTTTACGGTGTCGGGGCAAATGCGTTTAGTGCCGAGGCGGTGCAATTACTTCTTGAGGCAAAAGGTCGTGGCCGTCAATCTCCGCCACCAGTGTTGATGCCTTCCGTGGCGACGATGGATGGTTTGGCGCAAAACATTCCCGATGAAGTGCGTGCTCTGGCAGATGCGTTCTGGCCAGGCGGGTTGACGATCATCTTGGAGGCGCAGCCTTCATTGGCGTGGGACTTAGGAGACACCAACGGCACTGTTGCTGTTCGTGTTCCTTCCCACCCGGTTGCCTTAGAGCTCCTTGCCGAGACAGGCCCGCTGGCTGTTTCCTCAGCTAACTTGACTGGTCAGCCTGCTGCGGTAACCGCACAGGATGCTCATGACCAGCTGGGTGCACGCGTAGAGGTGTATCTAGATGGGGGAGAAGCCAACGCCGGTTTAGCCTCCACCATTGTGGATGCAACGGCGCTTTCCCGAGGCGAAGGTGGAATCCGCATTCTTCGCGACGGTGTGATTTCTGCTGCACAATTACGAGAGGTCATCGGTGATGTTCTCGAACCGTCGACAGACGTGGTGGGCTAA
- a CDS encoding glycosyltransferase family 2 protein — translation MAISPNISVAMCTYNGAHYIAAQLETMAAQTLLPAEIVVSDDGSTDGTVALLKQTWEKLVEHKTILGRIKLTVLQNKTSLGVTKNFEQAIAATSKQYIFLADQDDLWFPQRLETGAALLDAGAGFVFGDADLIDGEGAPLGHTLFEALALKTSEREGITTDPVNVLIKRNIVTGATAAFPRTVFEKAAPFPEGWVHDEWLAMVAALGGEKFAVTGPLISYRQHSSNQIGVKKNTMGTRMAKLRAEGTQRNARLLSRITSLAQRAPELGADADELKLISSAQKLQEARSAYPNNRVIRWVPVLGQVFTGRYFRVSNGPRDVLRDLVQPL, via the coding sequence CAATATCACCGAATATCTCGGTGGCGATGTGCACCTACAACGGTGCCCACTACATCGCAGCCCAGTTAGAAACCATGGCTGCCCAAACCTTGCTCCCTGCAGAAATCGTCGTCTCTGATGATGGGTCAACAGATGGCACGGTCGCACTTCTGAAGCAAACGTGGGAAAAGCTCGTTGAGCACAAAACCATTCTGGGCAGAATCAAACTCACCGTCCTGCAGAACAAAACCTCGCTGGGCGTGACAAAGAACTTTGAGCAAGCCATAGCGGCAACGAGTAAGCAATACATTTTCCTGGCGGATCAAGATGATCTGTGGTTCCCGCAGCGGCTAGAAACCGGCGCAGCGCTGCTGGATGCAGGTGCAGGTTTTGTTTTTGGGGATGCGGACCTCATCGATGGTGAAGGTGCACCTCTCGGTCACACCCTGTTCGAGGCTTTAGCGCTGAAGACTTCAGAACGAGAAGGCATCACTACTGACCCTGTGAACGTGTTGATCAAGCGCAATATTGTCACCGGTGCCACCGCAGCCTTCCCACGAACGGTGTTCGAGAAGGCTGCCCCCTTCCCCGAGGGCTGGGTGCATGACGAATGGTTAGCCATGGTGGCAGCTCTGGGCGGAGAGAAGTTTGCCGTGACAGGCCCTCTGATTTCCTATCGGCAACATTCGTCGAATCAAATAGGTGTGAAAAAGAACACCATGGGAACGCGCATGGCCAAACTGCGGGCCGAAGGCACCCAGCGCAATGCTCGTCTTCTCAGCCGCATTACGAGCTTGGCTCAGCGCGCACCAGAGCTGGGTGCAGACGCTGACGAGTTGAAGCTCATCAGCTCAGCACAGAAGTTACAAGAAGCCCGTTCTGCATACCCCAATAATCGTGTGATTCGCTGGGTCCCCGTGCTGGGACAGGTGTTTACCGGTCGTTACTTCCGAGTCAGTAATGGTCCACGAGACGTGTTGCGAGATCTCGTACAGCCACTCTAA